In the Oscillospiraceae bacterium genome, CGCAGTAGCCGGTGGTGGGGGCCGTGAGCTGGCCCGTGCGGATCAGGGCGCGGACCTCGGCGGGGGTGGCGGCGGAATAGGTCATGGGGATACACCTCTTTATTTATAGTAGGCGCGCGGCAATTTGCTGTAAAATCGCTGCCTGCCGGCGGGCGGCCCGGACAGCCTGGGCGGGGGAAACAAAAGTAAAGGCCACCGCCTGTCCCGGGCGCAGCTGGGCCAGTACGGGCAGATCGGCCGAGATGACGGTGGCAATCTTGGCGTAACCGCCGGTGGTCTGGTGGTCGGTCAGCATCACAATGGGTTGGCTGTCGGCAGAAATTTGTACCGAGCCTGCCGCGATGCCGTCGGACAGGATGTCCGCGCCGTGTTTCATCTCGATGGCAGGCCCGGCCAGCTTGCAGGCCATGCGGTCACAGTTAGGAGTCAGCTGGTACACACCATGGGTAAAGATGTGCAGGCCAGCGGAGGTAAAAGCGGCATCCTGCGGGCCGGGCACGGCGCGCAGCAACGGAAAAGTTTGCGTACCAAATGTGCGCACGGGATGCAGGGCGGTGGTGATACACGTATCTTGCAAGGGGCGGTCCAGATGGCAGGTGATGATTTTTTGCCATAAGGCCGTCGTATCACACAGCCCGGTAGGCAGGGTATCTCCTTTGGCCAGCTTGCGGCCATCAAACCCGCCGATGCAGCATTTCAAATCGGTGGCGCGGCTGCCCAGCACCGACAGGGTGGCTATGCCGCCGCCCACGGCAAGATAACTGCGCAGGCCGGTGGATGCCATGCCCATTTGCAGCGTACTGCCCGCTTTGGCAAACAGCGGTGCGTAGTACGGCACAGGTACACCGTCCAGCGCGGCAGGGCTTACGGCCCCGGTTAAGGCAAAAACGGTGTCGGTTTCAAATTGCAGGGCTGCGCCCCGCAGGGTACATTCCAGCACCGCCGCGCCCGGTGCGTTGCCGATCAGCATGTTACCCAAACGGTAGGCGTAGCTGTCCGCCGCGCCGCAGACGCGATAGCCTTTGGCGGCATAGCCGGTGCGGCCTGCGTCCTGCACGGTAGTCAGCGGGCCGGGGTCCAGCACTTTCAGGCTCATACCGCCCCCTCCTTTTGCGCCAGGGCATTAAATTCTGCTTTTGTGATGGGCGTAAACCGGATGCGGTCGCCCGCCGCATAGGGCAGCGTGCCCGCAGCCGGGTCAAACAATTTGAGCGGCGTGCGGCCGATGAGCTGCCAGCCGCCCGGGCTGGCAATGGGATAAATGCCGGTCTGTTCGCCGCCGATTCCCACTGATCCAGCAGGGATCGCTGTGCGCGGCGTACCCAACCGCGGGGTAAACAGCCGTTCATCCAGCCCGCCCAGATACGGGAAGCCGGGCAGAAAGCCCAGCATATAAATGCGGTAATCCCGCCCGGTGTGCAGGGCGATGACCTCCTGCTCGGTCAGACCCGCGTGCCGGGCCACAAAGGGCAGGTCGGGGCCAAACTTGCCGCCATAGCAGACAGGGATCGTGACAAGCTTGCCGTTCTCGGCGGTGCTGCCCGCATCAGGGACATCGGCCAGCTTTTGCATGGCGGCGGCCACGGCATCATAGTCGGTCACCAATGGGTCGTAGGTGACCATCAGCGAGGCAAAGGCGGGCACGGTCTCGTCCACGCCGGAGATGTTGGCGGACAAAACGCGGGTGTTCAGCGCCGCCACGGCCGCGCCGATCTCCGGCGCAATGCGCTGCGTAAAAACTGCCAGCAGGGCGCTGTCCCCCACCGGGTGTACCGTAAACGACAGCATGGCCGCCGCCCCCTTTCCGCGAAATCAATCAAAGAAATGCTTTGCCAGCACCGGGCCGAACCAGTGATCCGAGTTGTGGGAGAACCGCACCGCGTAGGCCGTGCACTGGCGCATCAAACTGACGATGCCCACATTCATCCGGGTGCTGAAACCGTCGATGCCCGGCAGCAGCGAGCCGGTCATATCGATAAAACCATTGCGCGCAGCCACCCGCATCACTTCGGATTCCATCTCCTCGTGGTGCAGAATCTCCATATCCTTTTTAAGGTACGCCAGCGCCGCCATCAACCCGTAGCATCCCCAGTCAGAGCAGGTGGCCGTGATGATGTTATCGGCTTTGGTGGCGCTTAAAATGCCCCCGCCGCAGCCGCACTGGCACTCGCCTTTGTCGGTAAAGGGCACGTACTTTTTGATATGGTCAGCAATGGTGCCCATGCCGATCTCGTTGCCCAGATCGCCAATGGCAATGTTGGGCACGCCCTGGGTACGCAGCAGATTCCAGAGGGCTTCACTCTTGGCCTGCATCTCGGTCACATCCTTGCCCACGGCATTGTGGTAAACGCCCAAAGTGTTGGCACCGCTGGCTTCCACCGAGACGACCGCCGCAGGTTTACGGGCGGCCAGCTCGGCGGCCTGGGCGGGGGCGGCGGCCTCATCCTTAGTAAAGGCCACCACGCCCATGCTCAGTGGCAATTCCTGCACGGTGTCCAGATCTTCGTAAATATGCAGGCCCACCACGGCGGCGCACTTTTCAATGGCCTGCACACTGTCGCTGGGGCAGACGATGACCGGCTTGGCGTTGAATGCCATGACCAGTGCGCGGGCCAGCAGCATGGCGCTGACTGTGCCGTCCATCTCCGGCACACGGTGTGGCAGCAGAACAAATCCAACCAAAATGTACACCAGGTCGTTTTCTTTTACGCTGTCGTACAACACCTGGGCGGCGTGCATCGTCAGCGGCTCGCCAGTGAAGGCGCGGCTGCCTGCATACAAAATGCGGCAGACACCGTAGCCGCGGGGGTCGAGGTTCATCAGCGCATCGAGGTTTTCGCCTACGTTGCGTTTTTCCAGTTCATCGCGGGTCATGCGGTCCACCCCCTGTTCAATCTACCACGGTGGTTTTCCCGGTGTAGGTAAAGTACTCGCGCAGCACCTCGTCCTGGATGGCCTTGAGCATGGCGGGGTCCTTGCCACCTGCAGGCTGACCATCCACCTCGCAGGCATGCAGGCAGAAGTTGGAGGAGGAGGTCACGATAATTTCATCGGCGTTTTTCAAATCATCCAACGTAAAGCACTTTTCCATGACCGTGATGCCCAGCCGGTAGCAGGCCTGGATCATGTGGGTCTTGGCGATGCCCCGCAGGATGAACTCATCGTTGGGGTGGGAGTAGAAGACACCATCTTTCAGGATAGACACATTGGAGTGAGCGCACTCGGTCACGATATCGCCACGATGGAACACGGTCTCCTGTACGCCGATGCGCTTGGCGTGCTGGGCGGCAACTACGCTGGGCAGCAGGTTCAGCGTTTTGATGTTGCAGTGATAAAAACGGGTGTCTTCGGCGGTGTCCAGCTTGATGGGCACATCGGGATCGTTCAGGTGGTTGGGTCGGATGGACACCCACAGCTTGCCGGGCAGATCCTCGGCGTAGACGTGGTTGCGGGTCTCAACGCCGCGGGTGACCTGCCAGTAGACGAAGTGGGTGGTGCCATCCACCTTGGCCAGCAGGTCGGTCAGCAGCTTGCCCAGTTCCTCTTTCGGCATCGGGATGTGAATATCCAGCGCCTTGGCACTGGTGTAGAAGCGGTCGAGGTGGTCCTGCATCAGGTATACCTTGCCATTGGCACCGACGGTGGCATCATAGACGCCATCGCCAAAGAAATGTACGCGGTCGTTGAACGGAACCATCAATTCTTCCGGCGTGCCGATCTTTCCATCGTAATATGCAAGTGCTTCCATAACTCTTTCCTCCCCTGTTTTATGATAGCGGGCGTTTTCCCAAGTTTTACTGCGGGCGTTTTCCCAAGTTTTACTGCGGGCGTTTTCCCAAGTTTTACTGCGGGCATTTCACCCCAAATTTCAGCTCGATGACTTTTTTGATGACCTCTACGCAGTTGTCCAGCCCAATGGCGGCGCTGTCCAGGCAGAGGTCGTAGTTTTCTACCCGCTTCCACTGGCGGCCGG is a window encoding:
- a CDS encoding biotin-dependent carboxyltransferase family protein, whose protein sequence is MSLKVLDPGPLTTVQDAGRTGYAAKGYRVCGAADSYAYRLGNMLIGNAPGAAVLECTLRGAALQFETDTVFALTGAVSPAALDGVPVPYYAPLFAKAGSTLQMGMASTGLRSYLAVGGGIATLSVLGSRATDLKCCIGGFDGRKLAKGDTLPTGLCDTTALWQKIITCHLDRPLQDTCITTALHPVRTFGTQTFPLLRAVPGPQDAAFTSAGLHIFTHGVYQLTPNCDRMACKLAGPAIEMKHGADILSDGIAAGSVQISADSQPIVMLTDHQTTGGYAKIATVISADLPVLAQLRPGQAVAFTFVSPAQAVRAARRQAAILQQIAARLL
- a CDS encoding DUF4392 domain-containing protein, whose protein sequence is MTRDELEKRNVGENLDALMNLDPRGYGVCRILYAGSRAFTGEPLTMHAAQVLYDSVKENDLVYILVGFVLLPHRVPEMDGTVSAMLLARALVMAFNAKPVIVCPSDSVQAIEKCAAVVGLHIYEDLDTVQELPLSMGVVAFTKDEAAAPAQAAELAARKPAAVVSVEASGANTLGVYHNAVGKDVTEMQAKSEALWNLLRTQGVPNIAIGDLGNEIGMGTIADHIKKYVPFTDKGECQCGCGGGILSATKADNIITATCSDWGCYGLMAALAYLKKDMEILHHEEMESEVMRVAARNGFIDMTGSLLPGIDGFSTRMNVGIVSLMRQCTAYAVRFSHNSDHWFGPVLAKHFFD
- a CDS encoding aminotransferase class IV; protein product: MEALAYYDGKIGTPEELMVPFNDRVHFFGDGVYDATVGANGKVYLMQDHLDRFYTSAKALDIHIPMPKEELGKLLTDLLAKVDGTTHFVYWQVTRGVETRNHVYAEDLPGKLWVSIRPNHLNDPDVPIKLDTAEDTRFYHCNIKTLNLLPSVVAAQHAKRIGVQETVFHRGDIVTECAHSNVSILKDGVFYSHPNDEFILRGIAKTHMIQACYRLGITVMEKCFTLDDLKNADEIIVTSSSNFCLHACEVDGQPAGGKDPAMLKAIQDEVLREYFTYTGKTTVVD
- the pxpB gene encoding 5-oxoprolinase subunit PxpB, translating into MLSFTVHPVGDSALLAVFTQRIAPEIGAAVAALNTRVLSANISGVDETVPAFASLMVTYDPLVTDYDAVAAAMQKLADVPDAGSTAENGKLVTIPVCYGGKFGPDLPFVARHAGLTEQEVIALHTGRDYRIYMLGFLPGFPYLGGLDERLFTPRLGTPRTAIPAGSVGIGGEQTGIYPIASPGGWQLIGRTPLKLFDPAAGTLPYAAGDRIRFTPITKAEFNALAQKEGAV